A genomic segment from Peribacillus sp. ACCC06369 encodes:
- a CDS encoding sugar ABC transporter substrate-binding protein yields MRRSIKGIFISAIASALLLTGCSTGQSSTESKKEEKVSFENVPERFANGEGAKIKVIRKIGGDDHTAQYLAGAKEEGEALGFQVDTYTANGDTAKFHDAIAQALQEDYDGYIISHGDDAATVNDVQKLVDAGKSVVTFDSISDLTKIEGVTLTSQDDEALATLALDKLIEEQKGEAAIAYLWVDGFPPMVRRNAVYQEKLKENPGIKEVERFGVASADTSVQTQNAVAAMLNKYPKGKLDAIFATWDAFAIGAARAIKEAGRDEVKIYGIDVSNADLQEIQSAGSSWSYTAAVDPKLIGAVNMRILAKKLAGEETPQTYDLEASLISQKEIQASKEAVNMANLSGIVEGWGVSAEFEEDWMKVLKDHYKK; encoded by the coding sequence ATGAGAAGGTCTATTAAAGGGATATTCATTTCAGCCATCGCTTCGGCTTTGCTTTTAACGGGTTGCTCTACAGGGCAGAGTTCCACAGAATCGAAGAAAGAAGAAAAAGTATCATTTGAAAATGTCCCGGAAAGATTTGCTAATGGGGAAGGAGCCAAAATCAAAGTGATCCGTAAAATTGGCGGTGATGATCATACGGCCCAATACTTAGCAGGAGCGAAGGAAGAAGGAGAAGCACTGGGGTTTCAAGTGGATACATATACAGCCAATGGTGATACGGCTAAATTTCATGATGCGATCGCACAGGCTTTGCAGGAAGATTATGACGGCTATATCATCTCCCATGGTGATGATGCAGCAACAGTGAATGACGTTCAAAAGTTGGTTGATGCAGGCAAAAGCGTTGTTACATTCGATTCAATAAGCGATCTAACTAAAATAGAAGGCGTAACATTAACATCACAGGATGATGAAGCGTTGGCAACACTGGCTCTTGATAAACTGATAGAAGAACAGAAAGGTGAAGCGGCAATTGCGTATCTTTGGGTGGATGGTTTCCCTCCAATGGTGAGAAGAAATGCTGTTTATCAGGAGAAATTAAAAGAAAACCCTGGAATTAAAGAAGTCGAAAGATTCGGAGTGGCGTCTGCAGATACTTCGGTTCAAACACAAAATGCTGTAGCCGCAATGCTGAATAAATACCCTAAAGGTAAATTGGATGCCATTTTCGCAACATGGGATGCCTTCGCTATCGGTGCCGCCCGGGCAATTAAAGAAGCGGGACGCGATGAAGTGAAGATATACGGAATTGATGTGTCGAATGCAGACCTTCAGGAAATTCAATCAGCTGGCAGCTCATGGTCCTACACGGCAGCAGTCGATCCCAAGTTGATCGGTGCAGTGAATATGAGGATATTGGCGAAAAAATTAGCGGGCGAAGAAACGCCGCAAACCTATGACTTAGAGGCTTCACTTATTTCACAAAAGGAAATCCAAGCTTCAAAAGAAGCGGTAAATATGGCAAATCTGTCTGGTATTGTCGAAGGATGGGGTGTATCAGCGGAATTTGAAGAAGATTGGATGAAAGTTTTGAAAGATCATTATAAAAAGTAA
- a CDS encoding sugar ABC transporter ATP-binding protein translates to MGTQLEMKKISIEFPGVKALSEVDFSVQSGKAHALVGANGAGKSTLMKVLSGAHVHYSGDIFIDGVKQDIRSPKEAQEQGIQIVYQEVDTALIPYLTVGENVMLNDIVQNMGKKQMVQWKELHNKASCILEDMKIRVPSKKLVRDLTLAEKQMVLIARAVSTECKFLILDEPTAPLSHTETTELFRIVNELKQKGVGIIFISHRLPEIFEICEEITVMRNGERVTCRKMEDITRNEVVENMLGKTMEEQFPEVNSSIGDVILEVKGLSDAEKVKNVSLHIKAGEIIGLAGLVGAGKTELCKTLFGHTSITAGEVILNGRKLSLKSPHHAVKSGMALVPEERRKEGILVQESVAANLTAASIGKFCRTFGFVDRKAEKEKAKEMIASIGIKTPSGEVKVENLSGGNQQKVAIGKWLIADADVYIFDEPTKGVDVGAKKDIFELIAKLARNGKAIIYASSELSEIIGITKRTYVLYDGSTVIEFETNKTNEEELLFYSTGGK, encoded by the coding sequence ATGGGCACGCAACTAGAAATGAAGAAAATCTCGATTGAATTTCCGGGGGTGAAGGCGCTTAGTGAAGTTGATTTTTCTGTACAATCAGGGAAAGCCCACGCATTGGTCGGTGCTAACGGAGCAGGGAAATCGACGTTAATGAAAGTTTTATCGGGAGCCCATGTTCATTATTCAGGTGACATATTCATTGATGGGGTGAAGCAGGATATCCGCTCACCAAAAGAGGCGCAGGAACAAGGCATTCAAATTGTTTATCAGGAAGTGGATACGGCCCTCATCCCTTATTTAACCGTTGGGGAAAATGTGATGTTGAATGATATTGTCCAAAACATGGGAAAAAAACAGATGGTCCAATGGAAAGAGCTGCACAATAAAGCCTCTTGTATTCTTGAAGATATGAAAATTCGTGTCCCTTCGAAAAAGCTGGTAAGAGACCTTACCTTGGCTGAAAAACAGATGGTCCTGATAGCAAGAGCCGTTTCGACAGAATGCAAATTCCTGATTCTCGACGAACCAACTGCTCCGTTAAGTCATACGGAGACGACAGAGCTTTTTCGAATTGTAAATGAATTGAAGCAAAAAGGCGTGGGAATCATTTTCATTTCACATCGTCTGCCCGAGATTTTTGAAATATGTGAGGAAATTACGGTCATGAGGAATGGGGAGCGTGTCACTTGTCGAAAAATGGAAGACATCACCCGTAACGAAGTGGTAGAGAATATGCTCGGGAAAACCATGGAGGAACAGTTCCCTGAAGTGAATTCTTCGATTGGCGACGTTATTCTTGAAGTGAAGGGATTGTCAGATGCAGAGAAAGTTAAAAATGTTAGTCTCCATATTAAAGCAGGAGAGATAATAGGCTTGGCGGGGTTGGTCGGGGCTGGGAAAACGGAGCTGTGTAAAACCCTTTTCGGTCATACTTCGATCACAGCGGGTGAGGTCATCCTGAATGGCCGAAAGCTTTCTTTGAAATCACCGCACCATGCAGTAAAAAGCGGCATGGCACTTGTACCTGAGGAACGCAGGAAAGAAGGGATCCTTGTTCAGGAATCGGTCGCGGCGAACTTGACTGCAGCCAGTATCGGCAAATTCTGCAGAACATTTGGTTTCGTGGATCGTAAGGCGGAAAAGGAAAAGGCGAAAGAAATGATCGCCAGTATCGGAATTAAAACTCCTTCCGGGGAAGTGAAAGTCGAAAACCTTTCAGGTGGTAACCAGCAAAAGGTTGCCATTGGAAAATGGCTTATTGCCGATGCGGATGTATACATATTCGATGAACCGACGAAAGGGGTCGATGTTGGAGCCAAGAAGGATATTTTCGAATTGATTGCTAAGCTTGCGAGGAATGGAAAAGCGATCATTTATGCCTCATCCGAGCTTTCCGAAATCATTGGCATTACCAAACGGACATATGTGTTATATGACGGGAGCACTGTCATCGAATTCGAAACGAACAAAACGAATGAAGAAGAACTACTATTCTATTCAACAGGAGGGAAATAG
- a CDS encoding ABC transporter permease → MSVPIPVTQTVKAKKKVELFDFFYKYGTILTIIILIGIFAVSNPSFIQTTNLINILRSISIVTIIAIGITISLTVDGFDLSVGSVASLANAIVISMFVWFSQDTFIAILAAIGASLVVGALNSFMIVKLRIPDMLMTLATMFIIQGIALTYTKGATVSQNMVMPDGTFATGLISPLFAKIGQVPWIILIMATIVIATHIFLTYTKHGRYMYIIGGNKEAARLSGISVNKYKVLAYLLSALLAAIGGIVLASRVMTSEINSGSPYLMDAVAAAFIGSSVLGAGKPNAFGTFVGAVLIGILQNGLIMMSVPYYAMDIVKGTVLALALAVTYYKQKH, encoded by the coding sequence ATGAGCGTACCCATTCCTGTTACACAGACAGTGAAAGCAAAGAAAAAGGTGGAGCTATTCGACTTTTTCTATAAATACGGCACAATATTGACGATTATCATTCTGATTGGAATTTTTGCCGTGTCCAATCCATCTTTCATTCAAACTACTAATCTGATCAACATCCTGCGTTCCATTTCAATCGTGACCATCATTGCGATCGGCATTACGATATCCCTTACGGTGGATGGCTTCGACCTTTCCGTCGGTTCCGTCGCATCATTGGCCAATGCCATCGTCATATCAATGTTTGTCTGGTTTTCGCAGGATACATTTATCGCCATATTAGCTGCGATCGGTGCCTCACTTGTCGTAGGGGCTTTAAATTCGTTCATGATCGTTAAATTGAGAATTCCCGACATGCTGATGACATTGGCCACCATGTTCATTATCCAGGGAATTGCCCTAACCTATACAAAAGGGGCCACGGTTTCGCAAAATATGGTCATGCCCGATGGGACCTTCGCAACAGGTCTGATCAGCCCCCTTTTCGCCAAAATTGGCCAGGTACCATGGATAATCCTGATCATGGCAACCATTGTGATAGCGACCCATATCTTTTTGACTTATACGAAGCATGGTCGTTATATGTACATTATTGGCGGAAATAAGGAAGCGGCAAGACTTTCCGGGATATCGGTTAATAAATACAAAGTTCTTGCCTATCTGCTTTCGGCTCTATTAGCTGCAATTGGGGGGATTGTCCTTGCTTCAAGGGTCATGACATCGGAAATCAATTCAGGGTCCCCTTATTTAATGGATGCCGTTGCAGCAGCCTTCATTGGTTCCTCCGTTTTAGGAGCGGGAAAACCGAATGCCTTTGGAACCTTCGTCGGTGCAGTCCTGATCGGAATCCTTCAAAATGGGCTCATCATGATGTCAGTTCCGTATTATGCGATGGATATCGTCAAAGGAACAGTGCTGGCCCTTGCGCTCGCGGTAACCTATTACAAACAAAAACACTAA